The following nucleotide sequence is from Drosophila simulans strain w501 chromosome 3L, Prin_Dsim_3.1, whole genome shotgun sequence.
CCTTGGTGGGGCAGTCGCCGGTGGCCTCAATGTTGCCCAGATCGCCCAGGTGACGGTTCTCGTCGACGGGAGCGCCGTGCTCCTTGCCATACGGGTTGAAGTGCGGTCCGGACGACATGCAGCCATTGGTGTTGTCTCCAAACTCGTGCACGTGGAATCCGTGGAGACCCTTGGCCAGGCCGCACACCTCACCGGAGACCTTCACGGGCGTACCGCTGCTCTGTGGGCGGGATAAAGGGATTGGGTTACAATTAGGCCAACGCTGCAGATAATACTCAAATACTGATAAGACAAAAGTTGTGTATAGTAGTGAACAGAAGCACTGATTATGTTAACTAGCGTGGCCAACTTCATATGATAATAGGTTATTATAGAAGTTAACATTTGTTAATAGACACACGTCAAATGGAAAGATTTATAGGCGGcttaataaacatttggttATCTTTATagattaaaaacataaatttcctCGACACTAAAACATAACCTGTAATCATCAAGTTTATAATCGTTTGATTGACAATTGACATGGCTGCTTTAACTTTGATctacaaattaattatgaaaagcatcattttaaatattccaatATTCCTaatgattattttaaaacaaacatttgtTGATATTTAACGATACTTTACGAACAAGTGATGAAAGACCTTTATAACTTAACCCCTTTTAACGACCAGTACTAATTTCGTGACCTTTGCTGTAGGTACTTGagcgcacatacatatatgcgcaTTTCTGTGCggcttatataaatataaaggtGCACTTGCTGGGTGACTTGGCGTAAACTCAAATCGGacttaattgaaatgcttGAAAGCATTTAAAGCAGCATTTTGAAGTGGAAGAGGGGGCCGCGGGTGCTGCCGGCTATTTGACCTTTAGAACTTCTGTTTTTCGTATATTTTGCCGAGCAGAGAAGTTCAAATGATTTTGGATTCTCACCTCCTGTTCGAAGAAAACCGTGCCCTTGGCATCGCCGTTAATTACGCAGACAGCTTTAACCACCATTTCGAATgaattaatcaatttatcaAAGCGAAAAAAGTTGAGAACTTTCCAGGTATCTTCTAAGGTGTGACCGTAGCAGAGCAGCTTAGAAACACCAGGGAAACTTTTactgtagttgtagttgtgcAAAAGTTCTGTTCACACTATTATCCCGTTACTGGAAGTATAATGCTTTGGAAAATTTCAAGCTCatgtgttttgctttttttagGCTAAAAGCTACAAATTGCTAAATTTTAAAACGGAACATTTGTAGTTACTGCACAAATGACGTTCACTTTTTTGAGCTGTTAAACGAACCAGTGGTTCACTTGGAAGCTTTCCATTTATTCCAATGACAGTGGCGGGAAATATTCAATTTGCTTcgttttgcataaataaaaagcgaatCCGGGAATTCCCCAATAATCATCTAGTATTCATTGATCTAATTCACCTATCGAGTGTTGATGCCAGATCAAAACGACTgaatattaataaacaaaataactaAATTACTTCGCTAACAAATTGAAACAAGAAAgtttacatttgatttttgttttttttttaatacacaATTTGTCCAAACACTTAAATGGGATTTTCTTCATTAATAAGAAATAATGTGCTATCATTTCAATctttatatattgttattgtaTCCGTAAATTTGTAgatattacttatttattttcatcatttttgtttttgtttgtattttaataatttgtatatatattaatatagatatacatatatatatatacacatatatatatatattatatttaaatcgaTATAGGTAAAGGTATGTAGATAGGTAATATTATTCATtcgcctgtttgtttgtttgtttgttacttGTGTGGTTTGCTTGCTTGTTACTTGATTTTACCCAATTTTTTCACGCTTCTCGCACAATTCGGTCACATAGCTATAACATCTTAAACATCATAATCATCAATCATTACAATAATCAATCGCATATATCTAGAtaattttgctttgtttgctgCTTTACCTTGTtgtaaacttaaaatttattatattacttAGAGAGTAGCGTCATCGAGCATATTGAATTCGTCAGATCTAGGGAATAAAGTCGTTACTTCGAATCGGTTTTCGAATTTTCAAAAAGTGTGCTTGTGCAGTCGCCGCCGTTGAACGGCTGGCATGGCCAACATTTCAAACACAATCATCTCACAAAAGTTGCTATTTGTAAAATGTTCCATATCAATTTACATATACATTGCTTCGCGTGCGTTCATGTTTCTTAAGttctgtgtgtgttgttgAGGTTTTCgctatttaatttgatttgtatttcgggGTAATAGGTTGCTTTTTGATTGGCAAATTCAATATACAAGATGGagatactttttgttttgctttctaATCGTTTACACCCATGGGCCTCACTATTTGCCCTTGTTCTGCCGGTGCTTCTGGATACGCACGCATCAGAGCACTTCCGACACATACTTGGGTCGCTTGGCCACGGTGGCATCGGTGGCAGTGGTGAcgcactcctcctcgctgGCCTCAATGTGTCCGCTGTAGTCGGTCGGCAACTCCTCGTAGATAATCTCTGAATGCTGTTGCTGGGCCAcggcctgctgctgatgcagcGTATGCGATGCCCCGCCGCCCATCACATGGTTCCTCTTTAGCGCTAGCAGAGCTCCaacaccgccgccgccgccgcctccgctCGCTGCGCTTCCCTCCACATGCGTCTGTGGTGTGGCCACTCCAGAGCTTTGATTGGTTACGTAGTACGGACTGCCACTACTGGAGAATATGAATAAATGGTTAAAAAATGCACTGAATTAACAAGTTCCATGTTGTGCTCACCTGTACTGATTGGAATTGTTTGACAgtgtctgctgctgctgttggtgctgctgtggctgctgctgttgctggtgtgcATTTTGAGAGTTGTAGATAATTTCTGCAAGATAAACACAAAGATTACAATCAGATTGAGTGCAAAAAACTTTCTCAAAGTTCTATTCCCAAGTCGAGTGAGTGGAGAACAACACATTAACAACTCGAGTTTGGAATTGAATGAAGCGGATCtaaattaagcaaaacaaaccgGCATCAGCAGTGCGCTGTTCCAGCGACATGCCCGGTGATCCAGGTGCTGATTGCAACACAATATCTTGGAGCGGTGAGCTCTCGCGCGAATTATCTGTGGGGAGAAGACAGAAAGAGGAGTTCATATATGATGCAATGCCTCTGACAAATGATTGTCACTTACCCATGTGACTGGGCGAGACTGGCGCCGAGCGGGGCATCCCGTATGGAGGGCGGAAGCCCTGGCTGCTGCGCTGGCGACGCTTTTTGTAGCTATGGTCGATCAGCTTGGCACCGCTGTCCGGATCAATACGCCAGAAGGAACCCTTTCCGGGCTCGTCCTGGGAGCGGGCCACCTTGATGAAATACCTGCAGGAATTCAATTGTGTAGTTAAAACTATTTCGGCTATATATACCATCGATCATCATTACCTATTCAAACTGAGATTATGACGTATGGAATTCTGCCAGCCCTTGTTCGTCTCCTTGCGGTAGTACGGGTAGTGCTTGACTATAAACGAATAAATGCCCGAGAGCGTTAGCTGCTTGTCCGGTGCGGCAGATATGGCCTGAACGATGAGCTGGGCATAGCTATACGGCGGCTTCTCGTTGTGATTGTAGCTGGCTGTGGAGGGAGTCTGGAACAGATCCTGCTGCAAATGTTCATTGATCGTTAGTATGCCTGAGTGCATATGGTCTAAAAAGGATCACTTACTGTATTGTTGTTACCGTAGTTGTTGTAATTATTGGGCTGATTCTGAATGAAACCCTGACGTGGACTAGCCGGACAACTGTTGGCAGCGCTTATTGTACCTGCGATGACAATTAAACAATTCCATTAGAATTAGAATTAGAAAATTCGGTTTTATGCCAGTTTTAGATTGTCTCCgtaatcaatttaaaacgGCTGAATGTTGTCCACATTAAAAGATTCAAATGGTATATAGGATGAAATTCCACTTGCCAGTTGGTGATAGGTAGGGGCTCTTCTGTTCCTTCTTGGGTATGGATATCTTGAGCGGTGAATATATGCCGGGTCCATCGCCGGCGATTAGGTgggcagctgctccagctggaGGGGCCACAACGATGCTGCCACtacgctgttgctgctggtgcaggGCTGTGTGGTGGAGCGGGTGGTGTGGTGTGTGCGGGAGCGGGTGGTGCGccggttgttgctgctgctgctgcaacggCAGGTGGTGCGCTGGCGGGTGGTgtggatgctgctgttgctgcagatgctgctgttgctggtgatgATGCAATTGCTGCTGGTGAAGTTCGTCCCTCGGCGGCGGTGTAATAATAACGTGTGCTCCACCACCAGCTactcctccaccaccaccaccaccaacgaCCAACGATGGCGAATGACCGGCAATTGCATCTGATGAAGTGGCGGGCACATAGCTCTCGAACTCGATACGAATCTCCGTGCTCGGGAAGCGGAAGTAGCAGCTGCAAATGAATATGGGGAATTGGATTAGAGATAAGTGTGCATAAAACGATATATTGGAAAGAATGATTATAGAAATACGAAATTGAGTACAAAACTTTTAAGTTTCTGGTTGATTCTTTAGTCATAACAATAAGTTAATATTATTGCTTCGCGATTCACGTGCTATA
It contains:
- the LOC6737626 gene encoding probable serine/threonine-protein kinase tsuA isoform X1 → MAATTTTTTTTLATTTGNSSSTNNSSSNSNNNNSIASSHNNNNNIVTVHAVLNNPPTNSASGGVADAATVAIAKDMLQLHHGAAATAALNNNNNSSNNNNNSADQLTGNSNNSANHPPATSSTTNSSSSSTTSANTSNPSANAASTLTSSSPPYGELRFNQEVLPITDAVTVIGRNSSTSLVHFNVAENNLVSRKHFQVLYDVELRAFFVQCLSKNGIFVDDFLQRRNVDPLRLPQRCYFRFPSTEIRIEFESYVPATSSDAIAGHSPSLVVGGGGGGGVAGGGAHVIITPPPRDELHQQQLHHHQQQQHLQQQQHPHHPPAHHLPLQQQQQQPAHHPLPHTPHHPLHHTALHQQQQRSGSIVVAPPAGAAAHLIAGDGPGIYSPLKISIPKKEQKSPYLSPTGTISAANSCPASPRQGFIQNQPNNYNNYGNNNTQDLFQTPSTASYNHNEKPPYSYAQLIVQAISAAPDKQLTLSGIYSFIVKHYPYYRKETNKGWQNSIRHNLSLNRYFIKVARSQDEPGKGSFWRIDPDSGAKLIDHSYKKRRQRSSQGFRPPYGMPRSAPVSPSHMDNSRESSPLQDIVLQSAPGSPGMSLEQRTADAEIIYNSQNAHQQQQQPQQHQQQQQTLSNNSNQYSSGSPYYVTNQSSGVATPQTHVEGSAASGGGGGGGVGALLALKRNHVMGGGASHTLHQQQAVAQQQHSEIIYEELPTDYSGHIEASEEECVTTATDATVAKRPKYVSEVL
- the LOC6737626 gene encoding probable serine/threonine-protein kinase tsuA isoform X2 gives rise to the protein MAATTTTTTTTLATTTGNSSSTNNSSSNSNNNNSIASSHNNNNNIVTVHAVLNNPPTNSASGGVADAATVAIAKDMLQLHHGAAATAALNNNNNSSNNNNNSADQLTGNSNNSANHPPATSSTTNSSSSSTTSANTSNPSANAASTLTSSSPPYGELRFNQEVLPITDAVTVIGRNSSTSLVHFNVAENNLVSRKHFQVLYDVELRAFFVQCLSKNGIFVDDFLQRRNVDPLRLPQRCYFRFPSTEIRIEFESYVPATSSDAIAGHSPSLVVGGGGGGGVAGGGAHVIITPPPRDELHQQQLHHHQQQQHLQQQQHPHHPPAHHLPLQQQQQQPAHHPLPHTPHHPLHHTALHQQQQRSGSIVVAPPAGAAAHLIAGDGPGIYSPLKISIPKKEQKSPYLSPTGTISAANSCPASPRQGFIQNQPNNYNNYGNNNTDLFQTPSTASYNHNEKPPYSYAQLIVQAISAAPDKQLTLSGIYSFIVKHYPYYRKETNKGWQNSIRHNLSLNRYFIKVARSQDEPGKGSFWRIDPDSGAKLIDHSYKKRRQRSSQGFRPPYGMPRSAPVSPSHMDNSRESSPLQDIVLQSAPGSPGMSLEQRTADAEIIYNSQNAHQQQQQPQQHQQQQQTLSNNSNQYSSGSPYYVTNQSSGVATPQTHVEGSAASGGGGGGGVGALLALKRNHVMGGGASHTLHQQQAVAQQQHSEIIYEELPTDYSGHIEASEEECVTTATDATVAKRPKYVSEVL
- the LOC6737625 gene encoding superoxide dismutase [Cu-Zn], producing the protein MVVKAVCVINGDAKGTVFFEQESSGTPVKVSGEVCGLAKGLHGFHVHEFGDNTNGCMSSGPHFNPYGKEHGAPVDENRHLGDLGNIEATGDCPTKVNITDSKITLFGADSIIGRTVVVHADADDLGQGGHELSKSTGNAGARIGCGVIGIAKV